From Halanaeroarchaeum sulfurireducens, a single genomic window includes:
- a CDS encoding non-histone chromosomal MC1 family protein encodes MVREDGKRNFALRETDGTESSVFSGNTPRQAALKAARRLADVGSSEESAPRVEVRLREKGTDKVHIYDAWAWEEDAPEDKPDWMPSDITEANVSKKGIEHIEEV; translated from the coding sequence ATGGTACGTGAGGACGGTAAGCGGAACTTTGCGCTTCGCGAGACGGACGGGACGGAATCGAGCGTCTTTTCCGGCAACACTCCCCGTCAGGCTGCGCTCAAGGCAGCTCGTCGGCTAGCCGATGTGGGTTCCTCGGAGGAGTCCGCGCCACGTGTCGAGGTCCGGCTCCGGGAGAAAGGGACCGACAAAGTCCACATCTACGACGCGTGGGCGTGGGAGGAGGACGCACCCGAAGACAAACCGGACTGGATGCCGTCCGACATTACCGAGGCAAACGTCTCGAAGAAAGGTATCGAACATATCGAGGAGGTCTGA
- a CDS encoding AbrB/MazE/SpoVT family DNA-binding domain-containing protein: MVRKKKLSPSGAKGEDGTYHNAHVNLHEDELAVAGLEIGDDVFVRVREDKIIIQKADPDEVDHDF, from the coding sequence ATGGTCCGCAAAAAGAAGCTCAGCCCCAGTGGCGCGAAAGGGGAAGACGGAACATACCACAATGCGCACGTGAACCTCCACGAGGACGAACTCGCCGTCGCCGGCCTCGAAATCGGCGACGATGTGTTCGTTCGCGTCCGCGAGGACAAGATCATCATCCAGAAAGCCGACCCGGACGAGGTCGACCACGACTTCTAG
- a CDS encoding quinone-dependent dihydroorotate dehydrogenase, with the protein MYGAVKPLLFRLPPETAHDLIVRVLQASQHDVVLDVLRRQFVVNDDRLATRAFGVRFPNPVGVAAGFDKNARVPRALGALGFGHVEVGGVTAEAQPGNPRPRLFRLPEDRALINRMGFNNEGADAVGRRLANAETPEIPLGVNVGKSKSTPLEEAAEDYRYTYERVGDHADFVVVNVSSPNTPGLRDLQDREPLETILGTLVDAGASPLLVKVSPDLHREAIADVVELAEDLHLDGIVATNTTISRDEDLRNSNRVEEGGLSGKPLEARSTELVRFVASRTDLPVVGVGGIFTAEDAYEKIRAGASLVQLYTGLIYEGPTIARDINRGLLDRLERDGFDSITDAVGTDL; encoded by the coding sequence ATGTACGGAGCCGTGAAGCCGCTTCTGTTTCGACTCCCCCCGGAAACCGCCCACGACCTGATCGTCCGAGTGCTACAGGCGAGCCAGCACGACGTCGTCCTCGACGTCCTGCGCCGCCAGTTCGTCGTGAACGACGATCGGCTCGCGACGAGGGCGTTCGGCGTCCGATTTCCAAACCCCGTCGGCGTCGCCGCCGGTTTCGACAAGAACGCGCGCGTTCCACGGGCGCTGGGCGCCCTGGGGTTCGGCCACGTGGAGGTCGGCGGTGTCACGGCCGAGGCACAACCCGGCAACCCTCGACCCCGCCTCTTCCGGCTGCCGGAGGACAGGGCCCTCATCAACCGAATGGGGTTCAACAACGAGGGCGCCGACGCGGTCGGGCGCCGGCTCGCGAACGCAGAGACGCCGGAGATCCCACTGGGAGTGAACGTGGGCAAGTCGAAGTCCACCCCCCTCGAGGAGGCCGCCGAGGACTACCGCTACACCTACGAGCGCGTGGGCGACCACGCCGATTTCGTGGTGGTCAACGTCTCGAGCCCCAACACCCCCGGTCTCCGAGATCTGCAGGACCGGGAGCCCCTGGAGACGATCCTCGGGACGCTCGTGGACGCCGGGGCGTCCCCGCTGCTCGTGAAGGTCTCGCCGGACCTCCACCGCGAGGCAATCGCGGACGTCGTCGAGCTCGCGGAGGACCTGCATCTCGACGGTATCGTCGCCACCAACACCACGATCAGCCGCGACGAGGACCTCCGGAACTCGAATCGGGTCGAGGAGGGCGGACTCTCAGGGAAGCCCCTCGAGGCACGATCGACCGAACTCGTGCGGTTCGTCGCCAGTCGGACCGACCTGCCCGTCGTCGGCGTCGGGGGCATCTTCACGGCCGAGGACGCCTACGAGAAAATCCGGGCGGGCGCGTCACTCGTGCAACTGTACACCGGCCTCATCTACGAGGGGCCGACCATCGCCCGCGACATCAACCGCGGTCTGCTCGACCGCCTGGAGCGCGACGGGTTCGACTCGATCACGGACGCGGTCGGCACGGACCTGTAA
- the thiC gene encoding phosphomethylpyrimidine synthase ThiC, whose translation MTATQLERARAGEITPAMERVAERENRDPVFVREQVANGRAIIPNNHQHDALDPMIIGREFATKINANIGASETTSDADEELEKLHTAIQYGADTVMDLSTGGDLESIRRTHIEHSPVPIGTVPIYEAANRVPAPPDLTTEDLLDVIDTQARQGVDYMTIHAGIRRDHLPLTDGRTTGIVSRGGSILAQWMEAHEAENPLYAHIESVLAILREHDVAISLGDGLRPGSLADAGDEAQLAELRTLGELTEIARDHGVQVMVEGPGHVPLDQIAPHVEEQREICDGAPFYLLGPIVTDIAPGYDHITSAIGATEAARAGAAMLCYVTPKEHLGLPDEEDVREGLAAYKIAAHAADVASDQPGARDWDDALSAARYEFDWGRQFDLALDPKRARAYHDETLPDEQQTDARYCSMCGADFCAMRIDQDARGDGLDALETGRPLANSAAAAVNVPPTGTHDTAGLPEVPEILCEHGVESVVAEDD comes from the coding sequence ATGACCGCGACACAGCTCGAGCGAGCCCGTGCGGGAGAGATCACTCCCGCGATGGAGCGGGTCGCCGAACGAGAGAACCGTGATCCCGTCTTCGTCCGCGAGCAGGTCGCCAATGGACGGGCGATCATCCCGAACAACCACCAGCACGACGCGCTCGATCCGATGATCATCGGCCGCGAGTTCGCCACGAAGATCAACGCCAACATCGGCGCGAGCGAGACGACGAGCGACGCCGACGAGGAACTCGAAAAGCTTCACACGGCGATCCAGTACGGGGCGGACACGGTGATGGACCTGAGCACCGGGGGCGACCTCGAGTCGATCCGTCGCACGCACATCGAGCACTCGCCGGTCCCCATCGGGACCGTTCCGATCTACGAGGCCGCCAACCGGGTCCCGGCGCCGCCCGATCTCACGACCGAGGATCTCCTCGACGTGATCGACACGCAAGCCCGACAGGGCGTCGACTATATGACGATTCACGCCGGCATCCGCCGGGACCATCTCCCGCTCACGGACGGTCGAACGACGGGGATCGTCTCACGGGGAGGCTCGATCCTCGCGCAGTGGATGGAGGCCCACGAGGCCGAGAACCCGCTGTACGCCCACATCGAGAGCGTGCTCGCCATTCTCCGGGAGCATGACGTCGCGATTAGCCTGGGCGACGGCCTTCGCCCCGGCAGTCTCGCGGACGCGGGTGACGAGGCCCAGCTGGCGGAGCTGCGAACCCTCGGCGAGCTCACCGAGATCGCCCGGGACCATGGCGTGCAGGTCATGGTCGAGGGACCGGGACACGTGCCACTCGATCAGATCGCCCCGCACGTCGAGGAGCAGCGGGAGATCTGCGACGGGGCTCCATTCTACCTCCTCGGTCCGATCGTCACCGACATCGCCCCGGGGTACGACCACATCACCTCCGCCATCGGAGCCACCGAGGCCGCCCGGGCCGGGGCAGCGATGCTCTGTTACGTTACGCCCAAAGAGCACCTCGGGCTCCCGGACGAGGAAGACGTTCGTGAAGGGCTCGCCGCGTACAAGATCGCCGCCCACGCCGCCGACGTCGCGAGTGACCAGCCGGGGGCCCGCGACTGGGACGACGCGCTCTCGGCGGCCCGCTACGAGTTCGACTGGGGTCGGCAGTTCGACCTGGCACTCGATCCGAAACGCGCACGCGCGTATCACGATGAGACGCTTCCCGACGAGCAACAGACGGACGCCCGCTACTGCTCGATGTGTGGTGCGGACTTCTGTGCGATGCGGATCGACCAGGACGCACGGGGCGACGGCCTCGATGCCCTCGAGACCGGGCGCCCTCTCGCCAATTCCGCCGCGGCCGCGGTCAACGTGCCCCCGACGGGCACTCACGACACCGCAGGGCTCCCGGAGGTCCCGGAGATTCTCTGTGAACACGGCGTCGAGAGCGTGGTCGCAGAGGACGACTGA
- the pheT gene encoding phenylalanine--tRNA ligase subunit beta codes for MPVVDVDPDELRRMTGHEEKSDDELKDDLFGLGIEFEGETEDGEFQLEFEADRLDRLSIAGIARSLRYQYGDARGVYVPETNDADWTIEVAESVPEERPYVTGAIVRGLDMDEGDLEAIIQLQEKLHATMGRKRAKGAIGIHDLTMLKGTVAGRDHEKSIRYVGVEPEGDTFVPLDADRALTPAAVIEEHPVGQTYGDLVSEYDRYPAIYDDIGLFSFPPVINGRRTEVSTKSHELFIEMTGTDQWTIDKMLNVVCYALDARGGRVEEVEVTYPDGTVTRPDLTVDEKRVEHRQIERTLGIDLDEDEAIDLFERSGLDAETEIVGDDELAYDVSIPPYRVDVLHPVDLVDDVGRAYGFNNLTPRYPNVSTVGSRTEAARHEEAVRNVLVGLGFEDMLNFNLTSEAENFERMRLDPGDDAVGAARPPTIMEPYSQDFTIVRTWALPSLLMVLENNTHREYPQDLAEIGFAAHVDETTLTNVAERRTVAAVLARNDASFEDAKGRLQALARNFGVDLATPPTEHPSFIEGRAADVVLDGDAVGVIGELHPAVLVEHDLEVPAAGFEFRLDGLDG; via the coding sequence ATGCCCGTCGTCGACGTCGACCCGGACGAACTTCGCCGGATGACGGGCCACGAGGAGAAAAGCGACGACGAACTCAAAGACGACCTCTTCGGGCTCGGCATCGAGTTCGAGGGCGAGACGGAGGACGGCGAGTTTCAACTGGAGTTCGAGGCCGACCGGCTCGACCGCCTCTCGATCGCCGGCATCGCGCGCTCGCTGCGCTACCAGTACGGCGACGCCCGCGGGGTCTACGTTCCGGAGACCAACGACGCCGACTGGACCATCGAGGTAGCGGAGAGCGTCCCCGAGGAGCGCCCCTACGTGACTGGCGCCATCGTCCGGGGCCTGGATATGGACGAGGGCGACCTCGAGGCCATCATCCAGCTCCAGGAGAAACTCCACGCGACGATGGGTCGCAAGCGCGCGAAGGGCGCCATCGGTATCCACGACCTCACGATGCTGAAAGGTACCGTCGCGGGCCGGGACCACGAGAAGTCGATCCGCTACGTCGGCGTCGAGCCCGAGGGTGACACCTTCGTCCCGCTCGACGCCGATCGGGCGCTCACGCCGGCGGCGGTCATCGAGGAGCATCCGGTCGGCCAGACGTACGGCGATCTCGTCAGTGAGTACGACCGCTACCCCGCCATCTACGACGACATCGGCCTGTTCAGCTTTCCGCCCGTGATCAACGGCCGGCGCACGGAGGTCTCGACGAAGTCCCACGAACTCTTCATCGAGATGACCGGGACGGACCAGTGGACTATCGACAAGATGTTGAACGTGGTTTGCTACGCCCTCGACGCCCGGGGCGGGCGCGTCGAGGAGGTCGAGGTCACGTACCCCGACGGAACGGTCACCAGGCCGGATCTGACAGTGGACGAAAAACGGGTCGAACACCGCCAGATCGAACGAACACTCGGCATCGATCTGGACGAGGACGAAGCCATCGACCTCTTCGAGCGCTCCGGCCTCGACGCCGAAACGGAGATCGTCGGCGACGACGAACTCGCGTACGACGTCTCGATCCCGCCGTACCGGGTCGACGTGCTGCACCCGGTGGACCTGGTGGACGACGTTGGGCGGGCCTACGGTTTCAACAACCTCACACCTCGCTATCCGAACGTAAGCACGGTGGGGTCCCGGACGGAGGCCGCGCGTCACGAGGAGGCGGTGCGGAACGTCCTCGTGGGGCTGGGCTTCGAGGACATGCTCAACTTCAATCTCACGAGCGAGGCGGAGAACTTCGAACGAATGCGTCTCGATCCCGGGGACGACGCGGTGGGTGCCGCCCGACCGCCGACGATCATGGAGCCGTACAGCCAGGACTTCACCATCGTCCGCACCTGGGCCCTGCCCTCGTTGCTGATGGTCCTGGAGAACAACACTCATCGCGAGTACCCCCAGGACCTCGCGGAGATCGGATTCGCCGCCCACGTCGACGAGACTACACTCACGAACGTCGCGGAACGCCGGACCGTGGCGGCGGTCCTCGCACGCAACGACGCCTCGTTCGAGGATGCGAAAGGCCGACTGCAGGCGCTCGCCCGCAACTTCGGCGTCGACCTCGCGACGCCGCCGACCGAGCACCCGTCGTTCATCGAGGGTCGGGCGGCCGACGTCGTCCTCGACGGCGACGCGGTCGGTGTTATCGGTGAACTCCACCCCGCGGTGCTGGTCGAACACGATCTCGAGGTTCCGGCTGCCGGCTTCGAGTTCCGTCTCGACGGTCTGGACGGGTGA
- the pheS gene encoding phenylalanine--tRNA ligase subunit alpha, with amino-acid sequence MKLPRQQLAVLEAVSADEWTTVDALTAQVDEKPATVTGAAFALEEEGLAEVRETTEQDPSLTEEGETYVETGLPEVRLYEAALDRGADEDPVEMGAVIEAADLDGPLVDIALSNFARKGYGEIEGGKVTANPDADPDGDEEAAALAALAAGKPVDDEAVLESLVRRDLVELDERTARSVRLTDEGVTELMAGVEVREAVDRLTPQMLATGEWRDAEFAEYNVAADAATPNPGKVHVLRQAAERVKEVLVGMGFEEMEGPHVDADFWINDCLFMPQDHPARTHWDRFALETPAKIDELPNDLVERVERAHREGVGPDSNGYNSPWDVEFAKELALRGHTTSLSARYLSGEQVGDLEPPQRYFSVEKAYRNDTLDATHLLEFFQIEGWVMAEDLTVRDLMGTFTEFYSRFDITDLRFKPTYNPYTEPSFELFGRHPETNELIEIGNSGIFRPEMLDPLGVDADVMAWGLALERLLMLITGFEDIRDVHGTLTDLEFLRSVEVEY; translated from the coding sequence ATGAAACTCCCACGACAGCAACTCGCGGTGCTCGAGGCGGTGAGCGCCGACGAGTGGACGACCGTCGACGCACTGACAGCACAGGTAGACGAGAAACCGGCGACCGTGACTGGGGCGGCGTTCGCCCTGGAGGAGGAGGGCCTGGCCGAGGTCCGCGAGACGACGGAGCAGGACCCCTCGCTCACCGAGGAGGGCGAGACCTACGTCGAGACGGGCCTTCCCGAGGTCCGGCTCTACGAGGCCGCCCTCGACCGTGGCGCTGACGAGGATCCGGTCGAGATGGGCGCGGTCATCGAGGCCGCGGACCTCGACGGCCCCCTCGTCGACATCGCCCTCTCGAATTTCGCCCGGAAAGGCTACGGCGAGATCGAGGGGGGCAAGGTGACCGCGAACCCCGACGCCGACCCCGACGGCGACGAGGAGGCCGCGGCCCTCGCGGCGCTCGCGGCTGGCAAGCCCGTCGACGACGAGGCGGTCCTCGAATCGCTGGTGCGCCGCGACCTGGTCGAACTCGACGAACGAACCGCCCGCTCCGTTCGCCTCACCGACGAGGGCGTCACCGAACTGATGGCCGGCGTCGAGGTGCGGGAGGCGGTCGACCGACTGACTCCCCAGATGCTCGCCACGGGCGAGTGGCGGGACGCGGAGTTCGCCGAGTACAACGTCGCCGCGGACGCCGCGACCCCCAACCCCGGGAAGGTCCACGTCCTTCGCCAGGCGGCCGAACGGGTCAAGGAGGTCCTCGTGGGCATGGGCTTCGAGGAGATGGAGGGGCCCCACGTCGACGCCGACTTCTGGATCAACGACTGCCTGTTCATGCCCCAGGACCACCCGGCGCGCACCCACTGGGACCGCTTCGCCCTCGAAACGCCGGCGAAGATCGACGAACTGCCCAACGATCTGGTCGAGCGCGTCGAGCGGGCCCACCGAGAGGGTGTCGGCCCCGACAGCAACGGCTACAATTCGCCCTGGGACGTCGAGTTCGCGAAGGAACTCGCCCTGCGCGGACACACCACCTCGCTCTCCGCGCGGTACCTCTCGGGCGAACAGGTCGGCGATCTGGAGCCGCCCCAGCGATATTTCAGCGTCGAGAAGGCCTATCGCAACGACACGCTCGACGCCACCCACCTCCTCGAGTTCTTCCAGATTGAGGGCTGGGTGATGGCCGAGGACCTCACCGTCCGTGACCTCATGGGGACGTTCACCGAGTTCTACAGCCGCTTTGACATTACTGATCTGCGATTCAAACCGACGTACAACCCCTACACCGAGCCGAGCTTCGAGCTGTTCGGGCGCCATCCGGAGACGAACGAACTCATCGAGATCGGCAACTCCGGCATCTTCCGGCCCGAGATGCTCGATCCCCTCGGCGTCGACGCCGACGTCATGGCGTGGGGGCTGGCACTGGAACGACTGCTCATGTTGATCACCGGCTTCGAAGACATCCGCGACGTGCACGGCACGCTGACCGACCTCGAGTTCCTCCGGTCCGTGGAGGTGGAGTACTGA